The Nostoc sp. 'Lobaria pulmonaria (5183) cyanobiont' DNA window TTGTAGGTGGAAACTTATCAGTTTTATCAGCGATGGTAGGTTCACCTTACCTACCTTCTTGGAACAAAAGCATCCTGTTTGTGGAAGAAGTTGGCGAGGATGTTTATCGTATAGATAGGATGCTGACGCAGTTAAAAACTGCTGGGATACTTAATCAAATTGCTGGCTTTATCTTTGGGCAATGCACTAAATGTAGTCTTAGGGATGAACCATCGTTTACATTAATGCAAGTATTGCAACAACACATACTTCCTTTAGGTATTCCTGCTTGGTATGGTTCAATGATTGGTCATATTAAGGATAAATTTACCTTGCCAATCGGTGTGGAAGTGGAAATAAATGCTGAACTTGGGACAATACGAATGTTAGAGGCGGCTGTTAGTCTTGTGTGAAGAATGCAAGAGGTTAGAATAGTAAAAATAGTGACTCACATTTTATCTAATATGTAGGGGCAATTCATGAATTGCCCCTACGGTAAATCAAGGCTTTCACTGCCTTTTTGCCTAAGTCCTAATTATCTATGGGGGAATGCTTTATTTTTTGCAAGTCCCCTAACACCCCTTAAGGAATGTCTAACTTATCACCATTTCATAGTGTGTCAGTGTTTACAGAGGTGGTTCGATCAATAATCTCTACTGGGAGTGATTGGGGTGAGTGAGTTTCAACACTTTTCCTCAAGCCAACATCTTCAGTTTTCACCTGCTTATTATCTGCAACCAGCCGTTCATCTAATCCTACGCCTTGATTACTAGCTGATTTGACCTCTTGGGCTGCACCCTTTACTGCATTCGCTGTATCTTTTGCTGCATCTTTGAAAGCTGGTTTGGCTTCCTCAACTGTCTCTTTAACAGAGTCCGCTACATTTTTAACGGCTGGTTTGACCTCTTGGGCTGCACCCTTTACTGCATTCGCTGTATCTTTTGCTGCATCTTTGAAAGCTGGTTTGACTTCCTCAACTGTCTCTTTAACAGAGTCCGCTACATTTTTAACGGCTGGTTTGACCTCTTGGGCTGCACCCTTTACTGCATTCGCTGTATCTTTTGCTGCATCTTTGAAAGCTGGTTTAACTTCCTCAACTGTCTCCTTAACAGCGTCCGCTACATTTTTAACAGCTGGTTTGACCTCTTGGGCTGCACCCTTAATTGCATCAACTACAGCTGGCTTGGTTTCCTCAACTGTCTCCTTAACTGCCTCTACTACATCAACAACGGATGGCTTCACGGCTTGTGCTGTATCTTTGGCTACTTCTGTTACCTCTTCTACAGAGTGGTTAACAGTCTCAGCTATACTCTTTGCTGCATCTACTATACCTTCAACAGAATCGTGAACAGCTTCAGATGTACCCTTGCCAGCCAAAGCGCCTGCTACCGCGCCCGCGACAGCACCAAATACACCTCCAACTCGACCACCAACTATACCACCAATCGCTGCACCAGCTATACCAGCACCAATGCCTGATCCTGAAGATTGAGCATCGGTTTGCTCTTGATCGGGGTCGGTATTTTCGTCATACTTATCTGCTTGTTGCTTATTCTGAGTCATGATCATCGTCTCCTTTATATTTGCAGCGTCCAGACAAAGGACTATGTGTATCAAGTGGGAGCAACGCGTAAAAGTGAGAAGCAACAAATAATGTCACTTTAATGTCACTTTAAAAACTTTTTCAAGCTGATAGCATCAGTAAAAACACTAAAAAAACGGTAATTTTGCCCTGTTTCCTATCAATAAACCAATTTTATTCATAGGAAAAATCAAATCTCACAAAATCACGTTGCTCCCGTATCAAGTTTGGGAATGCTTACTTATGACGACCAAACCATTTAGAGGCGATCGCTCCTAAAGCTGCTCCGACGACTGGATTACTGAGAAACTTAAGAATCACTGGTTGTTCAGCAATCACTTCGTGGAAGATGTCAGGATGGCTATGATATGTGAAAGATGCCAGCTTGCTCAGGTCATCTGCACTTATGTGGTTAGGGTTGTGGGTAGAAAGTCCCAAATCTCGCTCCAGATGGCGCTCGTCTAGACCTCTTTGCTTTAAGTGCTTGAAAAATGCCCGTGCAACATCATCCCGTTCGTTAGGCTTAATCTGAGCGATCGCTTTTTGGAGTTCTGGCTCCAGCTGGCTTGGTGGAATGCTGTTATGGTTGAAAGATTGACTAAATAATTGCCGACGTTGATCGTGAGATGAGCGCTGGGCAAAATCGTCAAAATTTTGGTATTCCTGAGTTGGGTCAGATGAAACATCATCTAAAGACTCTGTATTACCGTGAGCCAACTCGTTAAGAATTTCACGTTTATACTTGTCACTGCTGCTCATTTTAAATGTCTCCTTTTCTACTTATAATCAGCTGAATTAATTCCGGTTTTCCCAAAAATTTGAGTCGTTATTTATACTCAATTTGCCGAGATTGCATATCATACTGAGCCGTCAAAATCAGTTTTTTGTCTGGTGCATACATCAAAACTTTTAAGTCTTGATTCGGGAAATTTTGGTGAAAACCTTGGAGTAAGGATTTTGCTAATGGTCGCACTTCGGTCGGACGAACTTGAGGCGCAATCACGACACCTAACTTATTGTTGTCACGTACATAAGCATCTTGGACAATTCCCTTGGCTGTAGCGACAACCCAGTTCCCAAAATCTTTACCCTGTACACTGTTACCGCGTGACAACAAGTCATAGTCAGCACTATGACTGATTCCAGGCGGTAATTGAGTTGGTTGTTTAGCTTGAACAGTACCACTACAGGCGGCAGTCGTTGTTAGTACTAATACCAAGACTAAAGCTGTTAAAACCCGACGAAACTGTTGAATTATTTTCAATTTAAGCACCTCATCTAAACTAATGACTCTTTTGCAATATCAATCTACTGAGAGTATTTTGAGTAGAAGTAGGTAGAAAACCCACTCCTACTAACTCAAATGCAATGACTTTTGTAGTTTAAGTAGGTTAACCCCGGTCAGTTTTATTCTCTATTCGAGTTCCATCAGTGTTAACATCTAATTCTTCGCGTCGAATCGTTTCTTCAGCTTCAACGGTTTCTTTGTCTACAACTTTCTGCACTCTGACTTCTTCTCGCAAAAAAGCTTCCTTATGGATGTCTGCAACTTCTTCATAGAGGTCTATATGCGCTACCTCGCCCCCGCCAAAGTCAGTCGCTTCAGCAGACACAACTTTGCCTGTGTCTTGAGAAGTCACTCGCTCAATCACGACTCGCTCTTTTTCCACCGGAACAGCAACTTTTGCAGTTTCGGTTTCAACACGCTTACTAATCGCTACTTCTCCGCTTTTTCGGCGCTGTTTATTAGCAACTAGCCTTTCTTGGTAAAGTTTGAAAGTTTGGTCTTCGTGAGCGCTGACATCATACAGATCCGCGTCCTTTGCGTAGGTGTAGTTGTCAGGACTTGGAGTAGTGCGACCAACTGTCGATGCTAACGCAGCTGAACTTTCTACAGACGGTGTACGATATCCTCCACGCACCTGTTCTTCATAGTCGTAGTCAAGTTTTGTATGCTCTTGATATTCAGGTAAATTTTCCGCTTGCTCTCTTGTTATACCAACGACATATACACGGTTTGCTGTAGAGTCAATACGCGATTTTCCTACTGGTAGTAAGACTTTCTTGCCAAAAATCCAAAAGCCGATGTCAACAATTAAATAGCGGAATTCTCCTTGGTCGTCTACTACAGCATCATTTACTGTGCCAATCTTCTCATCAGTTCCTTGAACATACACACCCATTCCTTTGATGTCATTACCTTCAATAGTATTATGGTAGTCTGCATCAAATTCACTTATTTTCTGGAGTGGCATTATTTGATTCCTTAAAATCTTGCTGTGTCTTTTTTCTAAATTACACAATTTAGTTTAGATAAATCGTCTCTCCCAGGAGTGACTTCAATCACTTGTATATTTCATCAATCGAAGTAATTAAATATAGTTTAATAACCCAAAAGAATGATACGGGATAAGGCTTTCAGTATTAACCTCTTATTTTAAATAAAATTGATAATGACTAAATTTTTATAACTTTTGTGACTAGTTTCTAGCATTTGTGTGACTACTTACTAGCAGTAAAGTTCAAGTCTAAATTTA harbors:
- a CDS encoding DUF2382 domain-containing protein, whose amino-acid sequence is MPLQKISEFDADYHNTIEGNDIKGMGVYVQGTDEKIGTVNDAVVDDQGEFRYLIVDIGFWIFGKKVLLPVGKSRIDSTANRVYVVGITREQAENLPEYQEHTKLDYDYEEQVRGGYRTPSVESSAALASTVGRTTPSPDNYTYAKDADLYDVSAHEDQTFKLYQERLVANKQRRKSGEVAISKRVETETAKVAVPVEKERVVIERVTSQDTGKVVSAEATDFGGGEVAHIDLYEEVADIHKEAFLREEVRVQKVVDKETVEAEETIRREELDVNTDGTRIENKTDRG